The Sphaerisporangium siamense genome includes the window ATCCGTCAGGGGCTTCGGGGCGGGGAGGGGCAGGCCGAGCAGGGAGAGCATGCGCGCGGCGGCGGCGCAGCCCAGCTCGGCGTTCCACCGGCCGTAGGAGGGCGGAAGGAGATCACGGGGCAGCGTGCCGCCCTCGGTGTCCACTGTCTCCACCTCTACCTTCGTCGTCTCCACCTTCGTCACCGTCTTCGCCTCTAGGTTCGTCTGCGTCTCCGTCTGCGTCTCCGTCTGCGTCTCCGTCTGCGTCTCCGTCTGCGTCTCCGTCCTGCGTCTCCGTCTGCGTCTCCGTCTGCGTCTCCGTCTGCGTCTCCGTCTGCGTCTCCGTCTGCGTCTCCGTCTGCGTCTCCGTCTGCGTCTCCGTCTGCGTCTCCGTCTGCGTCTCCGTCTGCGTCTCCGTCTGCGTCTCCGTCTGCGTCTCCGTCTGGTCTCCGTCTGCGTCTCCGTCTGCGTCTCCGTCTGCGTCTCCGTCTGCGTCTCCGTCTGCGTCTCCGTCTGCGTCTCCGTCTGCGTCTCGTCTGCGTCTCCGTCTGCGTCTCCGTCTGCGTCTCCGTCTGCGTCTCCGTCTGCGTCTCCGTCTGCGTCTCCGTCTGCGTCTCCGTCTGCGTCTCCGTCTGCGTCTCCCCCGTCTGCGTCTCCGTCTGCGTCTCCGTCTGCGTCTCCGTCTGCGTCTCCGTCTGCGTCTCCGTCTGCGTCTCCGTCTGCGTCTCCGTCTGCGTCTCCGTCTGCGTCTCCGTCTGCGTCTCCGTCTGCGTCTCCGTCTGCGTCTCCGTCTGCGTCTCCGTCTGCGTCTCCGTCTGCGTCTCCGTCTGCGTCTCCGTCTGCGTCTCCGTCTGCGTCTCCGTCTGCGTCTCCGTCTGCGTCTCCGTCTGCGTCTCCGTCTGCGTCTCCGTCTGCGTCTCCGTCTGCGTCTCCGTCTGCGTCTCCGTCTGCGTCTCCGTCTGCGTCTCCGTCTGCGTCTCCGTCTGCGTCTCCGTCTGCGTCTCCCGTCTGCGTCTCCGTCTGCGTCTCCGTCTGCGTCTCCGTCTGCGTCGTCTCCGCCTCTGCCTGCGCTTCTGTCTCCGTTGTTTTCAGCTCGGCTTCTACCTCTGCCGTTTCCGCTTCCCGTACTTCGGCCTCCCGTACTTCCGCGTCCCCTGCTTGCCTCTTCGCCGTCTGGATGTCGCCGAGCTTGATGTCGGCTCTGGGCGACGCGTTGGGTTCGGTGGTCGCTGTCGCGCCGTTCGAATGGGTAGGGGCTGGGAGGCGTGGTGACGGGTTCCGGGTTCGTAAGTTCGGTCTTTGGCTGGGAGCTCGCTGCGGTGTCCGTGGTTTCGTTGTTCGGGGCGGTGTCCATCCGGGGTGCGGTGCCGGTGGTGGAGGGCGCGGCTTCCATGGGGCGTGTGGTGCGGGCGCGGATCACCGTGCTGATCGCTTGCTGGACGGCCGGCTGTTGGGGGAGGGAGAGGACGGCCTGGGTTCGAGAGGACGTCACTGCGGCCTTCTCACGGGCTATTTCGGCGGGGGTGTCGCCGAGGACGCCGACGTGTTCGGCGAAGATCTCGGTGATGGCCACGGTGTGCGGGGGGAGCAGGGAGACCTCGTCGGAGGCTCCGCCCATGCCGGCTTCGAGCACGATGACGTCGGCCTCGATGTCCCGCGCGTGCAGGACGCCCGCGATGGTGAAAAGGCCGACGGGGGACAGGTATCCAGGAGATTCGCGGCGGTCCGGCATCGACCGGAGGGCCTGGGCTATCCGCGCGGCCAGCCCGCTCAGCGTCGCGTCCGAGATGGCCGTGCCGTTCACCCTGATGCGTTCACGGTTGGCGCGCAGCGCCGGACTGGTGACGGAGACGACCCGGAGGCCGGCGGCGGCTAGATAGGCGGACGCGTACATGGCGGTCGTGCCCTTGCCCTTGGAGCCGACGACGGTGAGGACAGGGGCGCTCGCCGTGGAGGCGTCGAGCAGCTCCAGGAGCCGGCGGGCGCGGGCGAGGCTGCGGCGCTCTCCCCCGCCGCGGGCGCGCCACTCGGCGAAGAAGACGTCGTCCGGGCTCACCGCACAAGTCTATTGCCGGGCGTGCTTCCCGGTTTTCCACAGGCCGTGGGACGGTCGGTTGGGCGGTGATAGGGGCCGATAAGCTGACGGAGTGATGGCAGGGCAGGAAATTCGCGTCGTCGAGGCAGCGATCCGCGAGCGCGGAGTCGAGTGGGACATCGATCCCACGCTTGACCGCATCGCCGGGCTGGCGGACATCCTCGGGCATCCGGAGCGCATGTACCCGGTCATCCACATCGCCGGCACCAACGGCAAGTCGAGCACGGCCCGCATGATCGACGCGCTGTTGCGCGCGCGGAACCTGCGAACCGGCCGGTACACCAGCCCGGAGTTCTCCGAGATGCGCGAGCGCATCTGCGTGGACGGCGTCCCTCTCCCTGAGGACCGTTTCATCGAGGTCTACCGCGAGATCGAGCCGTATCTGGAGATCATCGACGCGAAGCTCGGCCGGGTGAGCTTCTTCGAGGTGCTCACCGCGATGGCGTACGCGGCGTTCGCGGACGCTCCGGTCGATTTCGCGGTCATCGAGACCGGCATGGGCGGCACGTGGGACGCGACCAACATCGCGGACGGCACGGTCGCCGTGATCACCCCCATCTCTTTGGACCACACCGAGTATCTGGGCCCGGACGTCGAGACGATCGCCGGGGAGAAGGCGGGCATCATCAAGCCGGGCGCGACGGCCGTTCTGGCGCAGCAGCCGCTGCCCGCCGCCGAGGTGCTGGTCAGGCGCGCGGCGGAGGCCGAGGCCACCGTGGCGCGCGAGGGGCTGGAGTTCGGGGTGCTGCACCGCGAGCTGGCCATGGGTGGCCAGGTGCTGCGGTTGCAGGGCCTCAAGGGCGTCTACGAGGACGTCTTCCTTCCGTTGTACGGCGCGCATCAGGCCGGCAACGCGGCGCTGGCGCTCGCGGCGGTGGAGGCCCTCACGGGGGGCGACGATCCGCTGGACGCGGAGCTGGTACGG containing:
- a CDS encoding bifunctional folylpolyglutamate synthase/dihydrofolate synthase, which codes for MAGQEIRVVEAAIRERGVEWDIDPTLDRIAGLADILGHPERMYPVIHIAGTNGKSSTARMIDALLRARNLRTGRYTSPEFSEMRERICVDGVPLPEDRFIEVYREIEPYLEIIDAKLGRVSFFEVLTAMAYAAFADAPVDFAVIETGMGGTWDATNIADGTVAVITPISLDHTEYLGPDVETIAGEKAGIIKPGATAVLAQQPLPAAEVLVRRAAEAEATVAREGLEFGVLHRELAMGGQVLRLQGLKGVYEDVFLPLYGAHQAGNAALALAAVEALTGGDDPLDAELVRQAFAEVSSPGRLEVIRRGPTVLVDAAHNPGGMEASVDAISESFGFTRLIAVVAVMGDKDVDTILELLEPVVEEIVVTRNSSPRSMDVAELAERAEGVFGPERVHRADRLDGAIDTAMGLADQGDEFGSGVLITGSVATAGDARILLKANR